The Candidatus Binataceae bacterium region AAGAAGACATAACCATCCTCGTCCACCCAGCCGAGGTCGCCGGTGGCCCGCCAGCCATCCGCGAGGGCCGAATCGTCGGCCCGTCCGGCGTAGCCCTTCATGATGCGCTGGGTCTTGATAATAATTTCTCCGATCTCTCCGGCGGGGAGAAATTTACCCTCGTCGTCGCGCACCTTGATCTCGACATCGGGGAGCGGTTTGCCGATCGAGTTCAGCCGGCGCGCCTTCTGCTCGATTTCGGCCGGCGTGCCCTGCAGGCGATGGTCGTCCGGGCCCAGGATGGTCAGTGAGGAAGTGGTCTCAGTCTGACCGTAGGCGTTGACGAAGCCGACGGTCTTGGGAAAGGCCTCGATCGCGCGGCGGATAACCGCGATCGGCATCGGCGCGCCGCCATAAGCCAGGTTGGTCAGCGAGGAGAAGTCGGTCTTGGCGAAATCCGCGTGATCGAGCACCTGCTTCATCATCGTGGGGACCACGAAGGCGTGCGAAATTTTCTCCTGCTGCACCAGCTTGAGCCAGGCGCCGGGCTCGAACTGCGGCATGATCACCATTTTCCGGCCGGTCCACAGATTGGTCATCATCGCGGTGGTCCCGGCGATATGGTAGAAAGGCGCGCAGACCAAAAACCCGCCGCGCTCACTGCCGTCAGCCATCTCGACGTTGGCCGTAACATAGGCCGTGAAGTCGCGAAAGCTCAGCATCACGCCCTTGGGCAGCGAGGTCGTGCCGCTGGTGTACATCAGGATCGAGACGTCCTCGTCCTCGACCTCCGCCTCGTTTTCGTCGGCTTCGGCTTTGGCGATGAGCGCGTCGAGCCGCGGCATCTTGCCGTCGCCCTTACCGAGCGCGACCAGCCGGGCGCCCTTGAGTTTTGGCGCGATCGTGCCCACGAGATCGATATAACGATCGCCGACCAGCAGCACCTTCACGTCGGCGGTGTTGATCATGTATTCGAGCTCGGCTTCCTTGGCGCGGTAGTTGAGCGGCAGGAACGTCAGCCCGGCCTTCG contains the following coding sequences:
- a CDS encoding AMP-binding protein is translated as MNTVNFISIPGSIVPDQEALVFGAERLTYAALNDLVARLSSVFKGLGLKPREVIAALDTNSHLYVAAYYAASKAGLTFLPLNYRAKEAELEYMINTADVKVLLVGDRYIDLVGTIAPKLKGARLVALGKGDGKMPRLDALIAKAEADENEAEVEDEDVSILMYTSGTTSLPKGVMLSFRDFTAYVTANVEMADGSERGGFLVCAPFYHIAGTTAMMTNLWTGRKMVIMPQFEPGAWLKLVQQEKISHAFVVPTMMKQVLDHADFAKTDFSSLTNLAYGGAPMPIAVIRRAIEAFPKTVGFVNAYGQTETTSSLTILGPDDHRLQGTPAEIEQKARRLNSIGKPLPDVEIKVRDDEGKFLPAGEIGEIIIKTQRIMKGYAGRADDSALADGWRATGDLGWVDEDGYVFFAGRKDDMIIRGGENIAPAEIETVLMSHPAVDEAAVIGVASVEWGQTVKAYIVLRPGQKSSEKEIRDFCQTRLASFKRPEQLEFIDALPKNALGKILRKELHARENAGAA